A region of Arabidopsis thaliana chromosome 5, partial sequence DNA encodes the following proteins:
- a CDS encoding ephrin type-B receptor (LOCATED IN: vacuole; EXPRESSED IN: 24 plant structures; EXPRESSED DURING: 13 growth stages; BEST Arabidopsis thaliana protein match is: glycine-rich protein (TAIR:AT4G32920.3); Has 1807 Blast hits to 1807 proteins in 277 species: Archae - 0; Bacteria - 0; Metazoa - 736; Fungi - 347; Plants - 385; Viruses - 0; Other Eukaryotes - 339 (source: NCBI BLink).) — translation MARFQFCCVFVLVALAVLAVNPSSSYRFTIVEPKSGSDSDLDSDSESLLFHQDYSPPAPPPPPPHGPSVSCSEDLGGVGFLDTTCKIVADLNLTHDVYIAGKGNFIILPGVRFHCPIPGCSIAINVSGNFSLGAESTIVAGTLELTAGNASFANGSAVNTTGLAGSPPPQTSGTPQGIDGAGGGHGGRGACCLTDTKKLPEDVWGGDAYSWSTLQKPWSYGSKGGSTSREIDYGGGGGGKVKMDILQLLDVNGSLLANGGYGGAKGGGGSGGSIYIKAYKMTGIGKISACGGSGYGGGGGGRVSVDIFSRHDDPKIFVHGGYSIGCPDNSGAAGTLYDAVPRSLFVSNYNQTTDTYTLLLEFPFQPLWTNVYIQDKARATCPLLWSRVQVQGQISLLCGGVLSFGLAHYGTSVFELLAEELLMSDSTIKVYGALRMTVKMFLMWNSELHLDGGGGDTTVSTSMLEASNLFVLRGSSVIRSNANLGVHGQGFLNLTGPGDSIEAQRLVLSLFYRIYVGPGSILRAPLLNASRDAVTPKLYCERQDCPYELLNPPEDCNVNASLSFTLQICRVEDILVEGFIKGSVVHFHRAKTVTLEPSGEISASGMGCRGGVGEGKLLGNGFGSGGGHGGKGGRVCYNNSCVEGGITYGNANLPCELGSGSGDFSPGYSSAGGGIVVIGSMEQPLSGLSLEGSIRVDGESVKRLSRDENGSIVAPGGGSGGTVLLFLRYLILGESSLLSSGGGSGSPGGGGGGGGGRIHFHWSNIPTGDIYQPIASVKGIIHARGGAAADDGFYGKNGTITGTACPKGLHGIFCKECPSGTFKNVTGSDPSLCRPCPVDELPTRAVYVTVRGGVSETPCPYRCISERYHMPHCYTALEELIYTFGGPWLFGLLLMGLLILLALVLSVARMKFVGVDDLPGPAPTQHGSQIDHSFPFLESLNEVLETNRAEQSQSHVHRMYFMGPNTFSEPWHLSHIPPEEIKEIVYEAAFNTFVDEINSIAAYQWWEGAIYSILSVVAYPLAWSWQQWRRKMKLQKLREFVRSEYDHSCLRSCRSRALYEGLKVAATSDLMLAYLDFFLGGDEKRTDLPPRLHQRFPMPILFGGDGSYMAPFSLQNDNILTSLMSQLGSPTTWYRLVAGVNAQLRLVRRGRLRSTFHSVLRWLETHANPALETHGIRVDLAWFQTTACGYCQYGLLIHTVEDCEPTSPQCVSETTWTEIQPRKNYGGIIDLDSLPSLKEKRDMFFLLSFLVHNTKPVGHQDMVGLVISMLLLGDFSLVLLTLLQLYSISLLDVLLALFILPLGLLLPFPAGINALFSHGPRRSAGLARVYALWNFMSLVNVFVAFLCGYVHYHSESSASKKIPFQPWNINMGESEWWIFPAGLVVCKIMQSQLINRHVANLEIQDRSLYSKDYELFWQS, via the exons ATGGCTCGATTTCAATTTTGCTGCGTCTTCGTCTTGGTCGCTCTTGCGGTTTTGGCCGTAAACCCTAGTTCAAGCTATCGATTTACCATTGTGGAACCGAAATCGGGTTCTGATTCCGATTTGGACTCAGATTCAGAGTCGTTACTTTTCCATCAGGACTACTCTCCGCCTGCTccgccaccgccaccaccgCATGGACCGTCGGTATCTTGTAGCGAGGATCTCGGCGGCGTTGGGTTTTTGGATACTACTTGTAAGATTGTCGCCGATTTGAACCTTACGCACGATGTGTATATAGCTGGGAAGGGGAATTTTATCATCCTGCCTGGTGTTAGGTTTCACTGCCCGATCCCTGGTTGTTCTATAGCTATCAATGTTTCTGGAAACTTCTCTTTGGGAGCGGAATCTACAATTGTCGCTGGGACATTGGAGCTTACAGCTGGTAATGCTAGCTTTGCTAATGGGTCGGCGGTGAACACGACGGGGTTAGCTGGGAGCCCTCCGCCACAGACCAGTGGGACACCGCAGGGGATTGATGGTGCTGGTGGTGGACATGGTGGTAGAGGCGCTTGTTGTTTGACTGACACTAAGAAGCTACCTGAAGATGTGTGGGGAGGTGATGCATACTCTTGGTCGACTCTGCAGAAGCCGTGGAGCTATGGTAGTAAAGGAGGGTCAACTAGTAGAGAGATTGAttatggaggaggaggaggtgggAAAGTGAAGATGGATATTCTGCAGCTTCTGGATGTTAACGGAAGCCTTTTGGCAAACGGAGGCTATGGAGGAGCCAAAGGCGGTGGTGGATCTGGTGGCAGCATCTACATCAAGGCATACAAGAT GACTGGAATTGGAAAGATCAGTGCATGTGGTGGGAGTGGTTATGGTGGTGGGGGTGGTGGAAGAGTATCTGTCGATATTTTTAGTAGGCATGATGACCCGAAGATTTTTGTGCATG GCGGATACAGTATCGGATGTCCAGATAACTCGGGTGCTGCTGGAACTCTATATGATGCTGTTCCCCGAAGCCTTTTCGTTAGCAACTACAATCAGACAACAGACACGTATACGCTTCTCTTAGAATTTCCATTCCAGCCACTTTGGACCAATGTTTATATTCAGGATAAAGCACGCGCAACTTGTCCTCTGTTATGGAGTCGTGTCCAG GTTCAAGGACAAATTAGTTTGTTGTGCGGTGGTGTTTTGAGCTTCGGATTAGCTCATTATGGTACATCAGTATTTGAGTTGTTGGCAGAAGAACTCTTAATGAGTGATTCTACCATCAAG GTTTACGGGGCATTACGCATGACTGTCAAGATGTTCTTGATGTGGAACTCAGAATTGCATTtagatggaggaggaggagatacAACTGTTTCAACTTCCATGCTTGAGGCTAGCAATTTATTCGTTCTTAGG GGATCATCTGTCATTCGGTCAAATGCAAATCTTGGAGTCCATGGACAAGGTTTCTTGAATCTAACTGGACCAGGGGATTCAATTGAAGCACAACGGCTTGTTTTGTCACTGTTTTACCGGATTTAT GTTGGGCCTGGGTCTATCTTGCGTGCTCCTCTACTGAATGCGTCCAGAGATGCTGT TACACCAAAGCTCTATTGTGAACGACAAGATTGCCCTTATGAACTACTGAATCCTCCAGAGGATTGCAATGTGAATGCATCTCTGTCCTTTACTCTACAG aTATGCCGAGTTGAGGATATTCTCGTCGAAGGTTTCATTAAAGGATCAGTAGTTCATTTCCACCGGGCAAAAACTGTAACCCTTGAACCCTCTGGAGAGATTAGTGCCAGTGGAATGG GTTGTAGAGGTGGCGTAGGTGAAGGTAAATTGCTTGGAAATGGCTTTGGCAGTGGTGGTGGACATGGTGGTAAAGGGGGGCGTGTTTGTTACAATAACAGCTGTGTTGAAGGTGGAATTACATATGGAAATGCAAATCTCCCTTGTGAGCTTGGCAGTGGAAGTGGCGATTTTAGCCCTGGTTATTCATCTGCTGGTGGTGGTATTGTAG TGATTGGTTCAATGGAGCAGCCTCTATCTGGTTTATCGCTTGAAGGCTCAATTAGGGTTGATGGAGAAAGTGTCAAACGTTTGAGTAGAGATGAAAACGGTTCTATTGTAGCTCCTGGGGGTGGTTCTGGGGGAACAGTCCTTTTGTTCCTGCGTTATCTTATTTTAGGAGAGTCATCTCTTCTCTCAAGTGGTGGTGGGTCTGGCAGtcctggtggtggtggtggtggcggaggTGGGAGGATTCATTTTCATTGGTCAAACATTCCTACTGGGGACATATACCAGCCAATTGCTAGTGTAAAAGGAATAATTCATGCACG AGGGGGAGCAGCAGCGGATGATGGTTTTTATGGCAAAAATGGTACAATAACTGGGACGGCTTGTCCGAAGGGACTCCACGGTATATTTTGCAAG GAATGCCCATCTGGTACATTCAAGAATGTTACTGGATCCGACCCTTCTCTTTGTCGTCCTTGTCCGGTTGATGAGCTTCCAACTCGTGCTGTCTATGTCACAGTTCGAG GTGGTGTTTCTGAGACACCATGTCCATATCGATGCATATCGgaaaggtatcacatgccacACTGTTACACCGCACTCGAGGAGTTAATTTACACATTTGGTGGGCCTTGGTTGTTTGGTCTTCTTCTGATGGGTCTCCTCATCCTCTTAGCACTTGTACTTAGTGTTGCACGAATGAAATTTGTTGGAGTTGATGATTTACCTGGCCCAGCTCCCACACAGCATGGCTCTCAAATAGATCATTCGTTCCCTTTCCTGGAATCACTTAATGAG GTGTTGGAAACAAATAGAGCTGAGCAATCTCAGAGTCATGTGCATAGAATGTATTTTATGGGTCCTAATACATTCAGTGAACCGTGGCATCTCTCACACATTCCCCCGGAGGAGATTAAAGAGATAGT ATATGAGGCTGCATTTAACACATTTGTCGACGAAATCAACTCTATAGCTGCATATCAATGGTGGGAAGGTGCTATATATAGTATTCTTTCAGTAGTTGCGTATCCGCTCGCATGGTCATGGCAGCAATGGCGGCGGAAGATGAAGTTGCAAAAATTGCGTGAGTTTGTACGTTCAGAATATGATCACTCCTGTTTACGCTCCTGTCGCTCCCGAGCTTTATACGAGGGTCTGAAG gTCGCTGCAACCTCCGATTTGATGCTTGCGTATCTGGATTTCTTCCTTGGTGGGGATGAAAAAAGGACAGACCTTCCACCTCGACTTCACCAAAGGTTTCCAATGCCCATATTGTTTGGTGGTGATGGCAGTTACATGGCTCCTTTCTCACTTCAAAATGACAACATTCTTACCAGTCTGATGAGTCAG CTTGGTTCGCCTACTACTTGGTATAGACTGGTGGCTGGTGTAAATGCTCAATTACGTCTTGTTCGCCGTGGGCGTCTGAGATCAACATTTCATTCTGTTCTGAGATGGTTAGAAACTCATGCTAATCCCGCTCTGGAAACACATGGCATACGGGTTGATCTGGCCTGGTTCCAGACTACAGCTTGTGGTTACTGCCAATATGGTCTCTTGATTCATACTGTTGAGGATTGTGAACCAACATCACCTCAGTGTGTCAGTGAAACAACATGGACTGAAATCCAGCCACG AAAGAACTATGGAGGGATAATCGACCTTGACAGCTTACCGAGtctgaaagagaagagagatatgtttttccttctctctttcttagtTCACAACACAAAACCTGTGGGCCACCAG GATATGGTTGGCTTAGTTATCTCGATGTTACTTTTAGGAGATTTTAGTCTAGTCTTGCTCACACTCCTCCAGCTGTATTCGATTTCTTTGCTGGATGTACTTTTGGCTTTGTTTATATTACCTCTCGGCTTGCTTCTGCCATTCCCCGCTGGGATTAATGCCTTATTCAGTCATGGACCCAGACGCTCTGCTGGCTTAGCACGTGTTTACGCATTGTGGAACTTCATGTCCTTAGTCAATGTG TTTGTGGCTTTTCTCTGCGGATATGTTCATTATCATAGTGAATCATCAGCTAGCAAGAAAATCCCATTTCAGCCGTGGAATATAAACAT GGGTGAAAGTGAATGGTGGATATTCCCAGCAGGACTGGTCGTGTGTAAGATAATGCAATCGCAGCTCATAAATCGACATGTAGCAAACCTGGAGATACAAGACCGCTCGTTGTATAGTAAGGATTATGAGCTGTTTTGGCAGTCGTGA
- a CDS encoding ephrin type-B receptor (BEST Arabidopsis thaliana protein match is: glycine-rich protein (TAIR:AT4G32920.3); Has 8203 Blast hits to 3102 proteins in 389 species: Archae - 3; Bacteria - 5624; Metazoa - 852; Fungi - 139; Plants - 704; Viruses - 77; Other Eukaryotes - 804 (source: NCBI BLink).), with protein sequence MARFQFCCVFVLVALAVLAVNPSSSYRFTIVEPKSGSDSDLDSDSESLLFHQDYSPPAPPPPPPHGPSVSCSEDLGGVGFLDTTCKIVADLNLTHDVYIAGKGNFIILPGVRFHCPIPGCSIAINVSGNFSLGAESTIVAGTLELTAGNASFANGSAVNTTGLAGSPPPQTSGTPQGIDGAGGGHGGRGACCLTDTKKLPEDVWGGDAYSWSTLQKPWSYGSKGGSTSREIDYGGGGGGKVKMDILQLLDVNGSLLANGGYGGAKGGGGSGGSIYIKAYKMTGIGKISACGGSGYGGGGGGRVSVDIFSRHDDPKIFVHGGYSIGCPDNSGAAGTLYDAVPRSLFVSNYNQTTDTYTLLLEFPFQPLWTNVYIQDKARATCPLLWSRVQVQGQISLLCGGVLSFGLAHYGTSVFELLAEELLMSDSTIKVYGALRMTVKMFLMWNSELHLDGGGGDTTVSTSMLEASNLFVLRGSSVIRSNANLGVHGQGFLNLTGPGDSIEAQRLVLSLFYRIYVGPGSILRAPLLNASRDAVTPKLYCERQDCPYELLNPPEDCNVNASLSFTLQICRVEDILVEGFIKGSVVHFHRAKTVTLEPSGEISASGMGCRGGVGEGKLLGNGFGSGGGHGGKGGRVCYNNSCVEGGITYGNANLPCELGSGSGDFSPGYSSAGGGIVVIGSMEQPLSGLSLEGSIRVDGESVKRLSRDENGSIVAPGGGSGGTVLLFLRYLILGESSLLSSGGGSGSPGGGGGGGGGRIHFHWSNIPTGDIYQPIASVKGIIHARGGAAADDGFYGKNGTITGTACPKGLHGIFCKECPSGTFKNVTGSDPSLCRPCPVDELPTRAVYVTVRGGVSETPCPYRCISERYHMPHCYTALEELIYTFGGPWLFGLLLMGLLILLALVLSVARMKFVGVDDLPGPAPTQHGSQIDHSFPFLESLNEVLETNRAEQSQSHVHRMYFMGPNTFSEPWHLSHIPPEEIKEIVYEAAFNTFVDEINSIAAYQWWEGAIYSILSVVAYPLAWSWQQWRRKMKLQKLREFVRSEYDHSCLRSCRSRALYEGLKVAATSDLMLAYLDFFLGGDEKRTDLPPRLHQRFPMPILFGGDGSYMAPFSLQNDNILTSLMSQLGSPTTWYRLVAGVNAQLRLVRRGRLRSTFHSVLRWLETHANPALETHGIRVDLAWFQTTACGYCQYGLLIHTVEDCEPTSPQCVSETTWTEIQPRYGVNAHKENSPPHLRESRLFNQPHSNTEDYTTRRKNYGGIIDLDSLPSLKEKRDMFFLLSFLVHNTKPVGHQDMVGLVISMLLLGDFSLVLLTLLQLYSISLLDVLLALFILPLGLLLPFPAGINALFSHGPRRSAGLARVYALWNFMSLVNVFVAFLCGYVHYHSESSASKKIPFQPWNINMGESEWWIFPAGLVVCKIMQSQLINRHVANLEIQDRSLYSKDYELFWQS encoded by the exons ATGGCTCGATTTCAATTTTGCTGCGTCTTCGTCTTGGTCGCTCTTGCGGTTTTGGCCGTAAACCCTAGTTCAAGCTATCGATTTACCATTGTGGAACCGAAATCGGGTTCTGATTCCGATTTGGACTCAGATTCAGAGTCGTTACTTTTCCATCAGGACTACTCTCCGCCTGCTccgccaccgccaccaccgCATGGACCGTCGGTATCTTGTAGCGAGGATCTCGGCGGCGTTGGGTTTTTGGATACTACTTGTAAGATTGTCGCCGATTTGAACCTTACGCACGATGTGTATATAGCTGGGAAGGGGAATTTTATCATCCTGCCTGGTGTTAGGTTTCACTGCCCGATCCCTGGTTGTTCTATAGCTATCAATGTTTCTGGAAACTTCTCTTTGGGAGCGGAATCTACAATTGTCGCTGGGACATTGGAGCTTACAGCTGGTAATGCTAGCTTTGCTAATGGGTCGGCGGTGAACACGACGGGGTTAGCTGGGAGCCCTCCGCCACAGACCAGTGGGACACCGCAGGGGATTGATGGTGCTGGTGGTGGACATGGTGGTAGAGGCGCTTGTTGTTTGACTGACACTAAGAAGCTACCTGAAGATGTGTGGGGAGGTGATGCATACTCTTGGTCGACTCTGCAGAAGCCGTGGAGCTATGGTAGTAAAGGAGGGTCAACTAGTAGAGAGATTGAttatggaggaggaggaggtgggAAAGTGAAGATGGATATTCTGCAGCTTCTGGATGTTAACGGAAGCCTTTTGGCAAACGGAGGCTATGGAGGAGCCAAAGGCGGTGGTGGATCTGGTGGCAGCATCTACATCAAGGCATACAAGAT GACTGGAATTGGAAAGATCAGTGCATGTGGTGGGAGTGGTTATGGTGGTGGGGGTGGTGGAAGAGTATCTGTCGATATTTTTAGTAGGCATGATGACCCGAAGATTTTTGTGCATG GCGGATACAGTATCGGATGTCCAGATAACTCGGGTGCTGCTGGAACTCTATATGATGCTGTTCCCCGAAGCCTTTTCGTTAGCAACTACAATCAGACAACAGACACGTATACGCTTCTCTTAGAATTTCCATTCCAGCCACTTTGGACCAATGTTTATATTCAGGATAAAGCACGCGCAACTTGTCCTCTGTTATGGAGTCGTGTCCAG GTTCAAGGACAAATTAGTTTGTTGTGCGGTGGTGTTTTGAGCTTCGGATTAGCTCATTATGGTACATCAGTATTTGAGTTGTTGGCAGAAGAACTCTTAATGAGTGATTCTACCATCAAG GTTTACGGGGCATTACGCATGACTGTCAAGATGTTCTTGATGTGGAACTCAGAATTGCATTtagatggaggaggaggagatacAACTGTTTCAACTTCCATGCTTGAGGCTAGCAATTTATTCGTTCTTAGG GGATCATCTGTCATTCGGTCAAATGCAAATCTTGGAGTCCATGGACAAGGTTTCTTGAATCTAACTGGACCAGGGGATTCAATTGAAGCACAACGGCTTGTTTTGTCACTGTTTTACCGGATTTAT GTTGGGCCTGGGTCTATCTTGCGTGCTCCTCTACTGAATGCGTCCAGAGATGCTGT TACACCAAAGCTCTATTGTGAACGACAAGATTGCCCTTATGAACTACTGAATCCTCCAGAGGATTGCAATGTGAATGCATCTCTGTCCTTTACTCTACAG aTATGCCGAGTTGAGGATATTCTCGTCGAAGGTTTCATTAAAGGATCAGTAGTTCATTTCCACCGGGCAAAAACTGTAACCCTTGAACCCTCTGGAGAGATTAGTGCCAGTGGAATGG GTTGTAGAGGTGGCGTAGGTGAAGGTAAATTGCTTGGAAATGGCTTTGGCAGTGGTGGTGGACATGGTGGTAAAGGGGGGCGTGTTTGTTACAATAACAGCTGTGTTGAAGGTGGAATTACATATGGAAATGCAAATCTCCCTTGTGAGCTTGGCAGTGGAAGTGGCGATTTTAGCCCTGGTTATTCATCTGCTGGTGGTGGTATTGTAG TGATTGGTTCAATGGAGCAGCCTCTATCTGGTTTATCGCTTGAAGGCTCAATTAGGGTTGATGGAGAAAGTGTCAAACGTTTGAGTAGAGATGAAAACGGTTCTATTGTAGCTCCTGGGGGTGGTTCTGGGGGAACAGTCCTTTTGTTCCTGCGTTATCTTATTTTAGGAGAGTCATCTCTTCTCTCAAGTGGTGGTGGGTCTGGCAGtcctggtggtggtggtggtggcggaggTGGGAGGATTCATTTTCATTGGTCAAACATTCCTACTGGGGACATATACCAGCCAATTGCTAGTGTAAAAGGAATAATTCATGCACG AGGGGGAGCAGCAGCGGATGATGGTTTTTATGGCAAAAATGGTACAATAACTGGGACGGCTTGTCCGAAGGGACTCCACGGTATATTTTGCAAG GAATGCCCATCTGGTACATTCAAGAATGTTACTGGATCCGACCCTTCTCTTTGTCGTCCTTGTCCGGTTGATGAGCTTCCAACTCGTGCTGTCTATGTCACAGTTCGAG GTGGTGTTTCTGAGACACCATGTCCATATCGATGCATATCGgaaaggtatcacatgccacACTGTTACACCGCACTCGAGGAGTTAATTTACACATTTGGTGGGCCTTGGTTGTTTGGTCTTCTTCTGATGGGTCTCCTCATCCTCTTAGCACTTGTACTTAGTGTTGCACGAATGAAATTTGTTGGAGTTGATGATTTACCTGGCCCAGCTCCCACACAGCATGGCTCTCAAATAGATCATTCGTTCCCTTTCCTGGAATCACTTAATGAG GTGTTGGAAACAAATAGAGCTGAGCAATCTCAGAGTCATGTGCATAGAATGTATTTTATGGGTCCTAATACATTCAGTGAACCGTGGCATCTCTCACACATTCCCCCGGAGGAGATTAAAGAGATAGT ATATGAGGCTGCATTTAACACATTTGTCGACGAAATCAACTCTATAGCTGCATATCAATGGTGGGAAGGTGCTATATATAGTATTCTTTCAGTAGTTGCGTATCCGCTCGCATGGTCATGGCAGCAATGGCGGCGGAAGATGAAGTTGCAAAAATTGCGTGAGTTTGTACGTTCAGAATATGATCACTCCTGTTTACGCTCCTGTCGCTCCCGAGCTTTATACGAGGGTCTGAAG gTCGCTGCAACCTCCGATTTGATGCTTGCGTATCTGGATTTCTTCCTTGGTGGGGATGAAAAAAGGACAGACCTTCCACCTCGACTTCACCAAAGGTTTCCAATGCCCATATTGTTTGGTGGTGATGGCAGTTACATGGCTCCTTTCTCACTTCAAAATGACAACATTCTTACCAGTCTGATGAGTCAG CTTGGTTCGCCTACTACTTGGTATAGACTGGTGGCTGGTGTAAATGCTCAATTACGTCTTGTTCGCCGTGGGCGTCTGAGATCAACATTTCATTCTGTTCTGAGATGGTTAGAAACTCATGCTAATCCCGCTCTGGAAACACATGGCATACGGGTTGATCTGGCCTGGTTCCAGACTACAGCTTGTGGTTACTGCCAATATGGTCTCTTGATTCATACTGTTGAGGATTGTGAACCAACATCACCTCAGTGTGTCAGTGAAACAACATGGACTGAAATCCAGCCACG TTATGGCGTGAATGCACATAAAGAAAATTCTCCACCACATTTGAGAGAGAGTAGGCTCTTCAACCAACCCCACTCAAACACCGAGGATTATACGACACGCAGAAAGAACTATGGAGGGATAATCGACCTTGACAGCTTACCGAGtctgaaagagaagagagatatgtttttccttctctctttcttagtTCACAACACAAAACCTGTGGGCCACCAG GATATGGTTGGCTTAGTTATCTCGATGTTACTTTTAGGAGATTTTAGTCTAGTCTTGCTCACACTCCTCCAGCTGTATTCGATTTCTTTGCTGGATGTACTTTTGGCTTTGTTTATATTACCTCTCGGCTTGCTTCTGCCATTCCCCGCTGGGATTAATGCCTTATTCAGTCATGGACCCAGACGCTCTGCTGGCTTAGCACGTGTTTACGCATTGTGGAACTTCATGTCCTTAGTCAATGTG TTTGTGGCTTTTCTCTGCGGATATGTTCATTATCATAGTGAATCATCAGCTAGCAAGAAAATCCCATTTCAGCCGTGGAATATAAACAT GGGTGAAAGTGAATGGTGGATATTCCCAGCAGGACTGGTCGTGTGTAAGATAATGCAATCGCAGCTCATAAATCGACATGTAGCAAACCTGGAGATACAAGACCGCTCGTTGTATAGTAAGGATTATGAGCTGTTTTGGCAGTCGTGA
- the TIM17-3 gene encoding translocase inner membrane subunit 17-3 (translocase inner membrane subunit 17-3 (TIM17-3); FUNCTIONS IN: protein transporter activity, P-P-bond-hydrolysis-driven protein transmembrane transporter activity; INVOLVED IN: protein transport; LOCATED IN: mitochondrial inner membrane presequence translocase complex; EXPRESSED IN: 22 plant structures; EXPRESSED DURING: 13 growth stages; CONTAINS InterPro DOMAIN/s: Mitochondrial inner membrane translocase complex, subunit Tim17/22 (InterPro:IPR003397); BEST Arabidopsis thaliana protein match is: translocase inner membrane subunit 17-2 (TAIR:AT2G37410.2); Has 1807 Blast hits to 1807 proteins in 277 species: Archae - 0; Bacteria - 0; Metazoa - 736; Fungi - 347; Plants - 385; Viruses - 0; Other Eukaryotes - 339 (source: NCBI BLink).) encodes MDTKKKSKEHGLYRIVNAIGYAFGAGAVGGSVYHFVRGAYNSPIGARYVGGTQAASMNAPRLGGTFAVFGGLLSTFDYALVRIRKKEDPWNSIVAGAATGGVLSIRKGVVAASTSAVMFGFFLAVLNPPFGSK; translated from the coding sequence ATGGACACTAAGAAGAAATCTAAGGAACATGGCCTATACCGTATAGTCAATGCTATCGGTTATGCATTTGGAGCGGGAGCTGTTGGAGGTTCTGTATATCATTTCGTGAGAGGGGCATACAATTCCCCAATAGGTGCTCGATATGTTGGAGGAACACAAGCGGCTAGCATGAATGCTCCTCGCTTGGGAGGCACTTTTGCTGTATTTGGAGGATTGCTCTCAACATTTGACTATGCATTGGTGCGCATCAGGAAGAAGGAAGATCCATGGAACTCCATCGTAGCGGGTGCTGCTACAGGTGGAGTTCTGTCTATCCGAAAAGGGGTTGTTGCAGCTTCAACATCAGcggttatgtttggtttttttttggctgtACTCAACCCTCCGTTCGGGAGCAAGTAA